A region from the Mucilaginibacter sp. CSA2-8R genome encodes:
- a CDS encoding family 43 glycosylhydrolase, with translation MIKSFLFSICLVAGLSVKAQSIDTLNAPAAALPGVYADPNITAFNKKFYIYPTTDGTVGWMSTYFTCWSSDNMVDWKNEGVILDLPKDLTWAKERAWAPAIAKKNNKYYFYYSADVNIGVAVSDKPTGPFKDSIGKPLIKRGSLRGQMIDPMVLVDDDGSAYMYWGQGQCHAVKLNDDMVSCDTAKIINFKPEGYNEGPFVIKRKGIYYLMWSEYDTRDPRYSIAYATSKSPLGPFTKVVNQPVLKGKGVVKGAGHHSVVNVPGTDKWFIAYHRFKIPGGDGYNRETCISPMYFDKEGRILPVNVFEKVKPIKIKK, from the coding sequence ATGATCAAATCATTCTTGTTCTCCATCTGTTTAGTAGCAGGCCTTAGTGTTAAGGCTCAAAGCATTGATACGCTTAATGCTCCTGCTGCTGCGCTGCCCGGAGTGTATGCAGACCCCAACATTACTGCGTTTAATAAAAAGTTTTATATCTATCCTACTACCGATGGAACTGTAGGTTGGATGTCTACTTACTTTACCTGCTGGTCATCAGATAACATGGTCGACTGGAAAAACGAAGGTGTTATTTTAGATCTGCCCAAAGATTTAACTTGGGCTAAAGAACGGGCCTGGGCGCCGGCCATTGCCAAAAAGAACAATAAATATTATTTCTACTACTCAGCCGATGTAAACATTGGTGTAGCTGTAAGCGACAAGCCTACCGGCCCATTTAAAGACTCTATCGGTAAACCACTAATTAAACGCGGCAGTCTGCGTGGGCAGATGATTGACCCGATGGTGCTTGTAGATGATGATGGTAGCGCCTATATGTACTGGGGACAGGGCCAGTGCCACGCAGTAAAGTTAAATGATGATATGGTAAGCTGCGATACTGCTAAAATTATCAACTTTAAACCCGAAGGGTACAATGAAGGGCCTTTCGTTATTAAACGTAAAGGCATTTATTACCTGATGTGGTCTGAGTATGATACCCGCGATCCGCGCTATTCTATCGCGTATGCTACATCCAAATCGCCGTTAGGCCCATTCACCAAAGTGGTAAACCAGCCGGTACTTAAGGGCAAAGGTGTAGTAAAGGGTGCAGGTCATCACTCAGTTGTTAATGTACCAGGTACTGATAAATGGTTTATTGCCTATCACCGTTTCAAAATTCCGGGCGGGGATGGTTACAACCGCGAAACCTGTATTTCACCAATGTACTTTGATAAAGAAGGCCGGATTTTACCGGTGAACGTTTTTGAAAAGGTAAAACCAATTAAAATCAAAAAGTAA
- a CDS encoding extracellular solute-binding protein yields MSEQIILKGITWNHSRGFVPMTATAQRFSELNPNVEIVWEKRSLQQFADLSIEQLAQRYDLLVIDHPWAGFAANTRTILPFDEFLLAEFLKDQEVNTVGESYTSYNFHGQQWALPIDAATPVASSRPDLLTAHGTDKPSTYDELIELAQRGLVACPLISIDSLMTFYTFCCSLGEDPFQNDSEVVSRETGVQALQMYRNLAKLVDQACFGYNPIKVYERMTLTDDIAYCPFAYGYSNYSRQGYARRVLHFHDMITLDGKTNLRSTLGGTGLAVSSKGQHIDVAMKYAEYVASPACQQGLYTDNGGQPGHLSAWTNKHTNSYTANYFSNTLPALQRAFLRPRYNGSMYFQDHGGDIVRNYLMNGGSEAKVLNQLDRLYQQSKGQAQHG; encoded by the coding sequence ATGTCTGAACAAATTATACTTAAGGGAATAACCTGGAACCATAGCCGGGGCTTTGTACCTATGACGGCCACTGCCCAGCGCTTTTCAGAATTAAATCCGAACGTTGAAATCGTGTGGGAAAAGCGTTCCCTGCAACAGTTTGCCGATCTTTCTATCGAACAGCTTGCGCAGCGTTATGACTTGCTGGTAATAGATCATCCCTGGGCTGGCTTTGCCGCCAACACCCGTACCATACTGCCGTTCGATGAATTTTTGCTTGCCGAATTTTTGAAAGATCAGGAAGTGAACACGGTGGGCGAATCATACACCAGCTACAACTTTCATGGTCAGCAATGGGCGTTACCTATTGACGCCGCCACGCCGGTAGCCTCCAGTCGTCCTGATTTATTAACCGCACACGGCACAGACAAACCATCAACCTATGATGAATTGATAGAACTCGCTCAACGCGGATTAGTGGCCTGCCCGCTGATTTCTATCGATTCATTGATGACCTTTTACACCTTTTGCTGCTCCTTGGGCGAAGACCCTTTTCAGAATGACAGCGAAGTTGTGAGCCGCGAAACAGGCGTACAAGCACTACAAATGTACCGCAACCTGGCCAAACTGGTTGATCAGGCTTGCTTTGGCTACAACCCCATAAAGGTATACGAGCGCATGACGCTTACTGATGATATTGCCTATTGTCCGTTTGCCTATGGATATTCTAACTATTCGCGTCAGGGCTACGCCCGTAGAGTGCTTCATTTTCATGATATGATAACGCTGGATGGTAAAACCAACCTTCGTTCAACTTTGGGCGGCACAGGTTTGGCTGTTTCATCAAAAGGCCAGCATATTGATGTGGCGATGAAGTACGCTGAATACGTAGCTTCACCAGCCTGCCAGCAAGGCTTATATACTGACAATGGCGGCCAGCCGGGGCATTTAAGTGCCTGGACCAATAAGCACACGAACAGTTACACAGCAAATTATTTCAGTAATACCCTGCCCGCTTTGCAACGCGCCTTCTTACGTCCGCGCTACAACGGTTCTATGTATTTTCAGGACCATGGCGGCGACATTGTACGTAATTACCTCATGAATGGTGGCAGCGAGGCCAAGGTGTTGAATCAACTGGATAGATTATACCAGCAATCGAAAGGACAAGCGCAACATGGTTAA
- a CDS encoding glycoside hydrolase family 2 TIM barrel-domain containing protein encodes MKKIYWLVLLLVSHLAVNAQDSLITDIGARKTTSLNGKWQYIVDPYETGFYDYRYKELNQKNGDAYWNTDIQKDRTEKKEHGYIDKYSIEVPGDWNHQKPEFTFYEGTIWYKKSFDYKPVQGNRYFVYFGAVNYRADVYLNGKKLGMHKGGFTPFNFEIPAGILKEKDNFLVVKVDNKRYADEVPTLNTDWWNYGGITRNVCVVELPQSFIQDFVLQLKRPVDGKAPAASPDASGWVKINNPRAGETITVEIPELKFRKQIPASGETTALNLKLPKLQLWSNATPKLYKVVVSTKTNRVEDKIGFRTIEAFGKQVLLNGKPVFMRGISVHGEIPQDVRRAYSQADAMQLLTQARNLGCNMVRLAHYPHDETMTRLADSLGVLVWSEIPVYWTINFGSTEVLNKAKAQLAEMIYRDHNRASIIIWSVGNETPISPTRTDFMHSLITEAKRLDNTRMVSAALEVNYASGKNLNLIDDPLGEFVDLVAFNEYLGWYGGLPEQCRKTNWGTPYNKPLFISETGAGAKGGFHADSLTRFSEEYQEWYYKEQVAMLKRMPDNYVGISPWVLNDFRSPKRNNPVYQEGWNRKGLYDDKGNKKKAFYILQAYYEQMKKLHDHPKSK; translated from the coding sequence ATGAAGAAAATTTATTGGTTAGTATTATTGTTGGTGAGCCATCTGGCAGTTAATGCACAAGATAGCCTGATTACCGATATTGGTGCACGCAAAACAACCAGTTTAAATGGTAAATGGCAATACATTGTAGACCCCTACGAAACGGGATTTTATGATTACCGTTACAAAGAACTGAATCAGAAAAATGGGGATGCTTACTGGAATACCGACATCCAGAAAGACCGTACCGAGAAAAAAGAACATGGTTACATTGATAAGTACAGCATCGAAGTTCCGGGCGACTGGAACCACCAAAAACCCGAGTTTACTTTTTACGAAGGTACGATATGGTATAAAAAATCTTTTGATTACAAGCCGGTGCAGGGCAACCGCTATTTTGTTTACTTCGGTGCTGTAAACTATCGTGCCGATGTTTACCTCAACGGTAAAAAGTTAGGGATGCACAAAGGCGGTTTTACACCTTTTAACTTCGAAATACCTGCCGGGATACTAAAAGAGAAAGATAACTTTTTGGTAGTTAAGGTAGATAACAAGCGTTACGCCGACGAAGTACCTACCCTAAACACCGACTGGTGGAACTATGGCGGTATTACCCGTAATGTTTGCGTGGTAGAGTTGCCGCAGAGCTTTATCCAGGATTTTGTATTACAACTAAAAAGGCCTGTTGATGGGAAGGCCCCGGCCGCATCACCGGATGCCTCGGGTTGGGTTAAAATTAATAATCCTCGGGCTGGCGAAACTATTACAGTAGAAATTCCTGAACTGAAATTCAGGAAACAAATTCCTGCGTCGGGCGAAACTACCGCTTTAAACTTAAAGCTGCCTAAGCTGCAGTTATGGAGCAATGCGACGCCTAAACTGTACAAAGTAGTGGTATCTACCAAAACCAACCGGGTCGAAGACAAAATTGGTTTCCGTACTATTGAGGCCTTTGGCAAACAGGTATTGCTGAATGGTAAGCCGGTATTTATGCGCGGCATCAGTGTTCATGGCGAAATTCCGCAGGATGTACGCAGGGCTTATTCACAAGCAGATGCAATGCAGCTGCTTACCCAAGCCCGTAATTTGGGCTGCAACATGGTGCGCCTGGCGCATTATCCGCACGATGAAACGATGACACGTCTGGCCGATTCATTAGGCGTGTTGGTTTGGTCGGAAATACCGGTTTACTGGACCATTAACTTTGGCAGTACCGAAGTTTTAAATAAAGCTAAAGCACAGTTGGCCGAAATGATTTACCGCGACCATAACCGTGCAAGCATCATCATCTGGTCGGTAGGTAACGAAACACCTATCAGTCCAACGCGAACTGATTTTATGCACAGCCTGATTACCGAAGCTAAGCGCTTAGATAACACCCGTATGGTTTCGGCTGCACTGGAGGTAAATTATGCTTCGGGTAAAAATTTGAATTTAATTGACGATCCGCTGGGAGAATTTGTAGATTTGGTGGCATTCAACGAATATTTAGGTTGGTATGGCGGCCTGCCCGAACAGTGCCGCAAAACTAATTGGGGCACGCCTTACAATAAACCGTTGTTCATCAGCGAAACTGGTGCAGGCGCCAAAGGTGGTTTCCATGCCGACTCGCTTACCCGCTTTAGCGAAGAGTACCAGGAATGGTATTACAAAGAGCAGGTAGCTATGTTAAAACGTATGCCCGATAATTACGTAGGTATATCACCATGGGTACTAAATGATTTCCGTTCGCCTAAACGCAACAACCCGGTATACCAGGAAGGCTGGAACCGTAAAGGGTTGTACGATGATAAAGGCAACAAGAAAAAAGCCTTTTACATATTGCAGGCCTATTACGAGCAAATGAAAAAGTTACATGATCATCCAAAAAGCAAATAA
- a CDS encoding glycoside hydrolase family 88 protein, with amino-acid sequence MTTYLKKTLWAAALLTGTFGKLSAQSVKGLLADKSLVKHANNIFKSAGQQYRYLAGRLPANRFPKTFYAKADSLETSGSGWWCSGFYPGTLLYLYKQTHDAATLTEAQRMLKLLEVEQHNKTTHDLGFMMYCSFGNALQIAPKPGYKQILLNSAKSLSSRFDAKVGAIKSWDSKKQEYLVIIDNMMNLELLFWATRATGDSSYYKIAVTHANTTMKNHFRPDFSSYHVINYNPATGAVQQKRTAQGYADESAWARGQAWGLYGYTVMYRETKNKKYLNQANRIAQFILNHPNLPKDKIPYWDFNAPNIPNALRDASAGAVMASALLELCRYADPSQAKIYFNAAQTMLKTLSAPPYLAAAKTNGGFILQHSVGHIPQGTEVDVPLTYADYYYIEGLERYKNFSR; translated from the coding sequence ATGACAACATACTTAAAAAAGACACTTTGGGCAGCAGCTCTTTTAACCGGTACTTTTGGTAAGCTAAGTGCTCAAAGCGTAAAAGGCTTGTTAGCCGATAAAAGTTTAGTTAAGCACGCGAATAACATTTTTAAAAGTGCCGGCCAGCAGTACCGTTACCTTGCAGGCCGCCTTCCGGCAAATCGTTTCCCCAAAACCTTTTACGCTAAAGCCGACAGCTTGGAAACCAGCGGCTCGGGCTGGTGGTGCAGTGGTTTTTATCCGGGTACGCTGTTGTATCTCTATAAACAAACACACGATGCTGCCACGCTCACTGAGGCCCAGCGTATGCTGAAACTGCTGGAAGTTGAGCAGCACAACAAAACCACGCACGATTTAGGTTTTATGATGTACTGTAGTTTTGGCAATGCATTGCAGATTGCGCCTAAGCCCGGGTACAAGCAAATTTTGCTTAACAGCGCCAAGTCGCTCTCAAGCCGGTTCGACGCTAAGGTAGGTGCCATCAAATCATGGGACTCAAAAAAGCAAGAATACCTGGTGATTATAGATAACATGATGAACCTGGAGTTACTCTTTTGGGCAACACGTGCTACAGGCGATTCCAGCTATTACAAAATAGCCGTTACTCATGCCAACACCACCATGAAAAATCATTTCCGGCCGGATTTTAGTTCATACCACGTCATTAACTACAATCCCGCAACCGGTGCTGTGCAGCAAAAACGTACCGCTCAGGGTTACGCCGATGAATCGGCCTGGGCACGTGGGCAAGCCTGGGGATTGTATGGTTACACCGTAATGTACCGCGAAACCAAAAACAAAAAATATCTTAATCAGGCTAATCGCATCGCGCAGTTCATCCTTAATCATCCTAACCTGCCAAAAGACAAAATTCCTTACTGGGATTTTAATGCGCCTAATATTCCTAATGCTTTAAGAGATGCATCAGCAGGGGCCGTCATGGCTTCGGCATTATTAGAGTTGTGCCGTTACGCTGACCCAAGCCAGGCTAAAATTTATTTTAATGCGGCGCAAACCATGCTTAAAACATTGTCGGCTCCGCCTTATCTGGCAGCGGCCAAAACCAACGGAGGTTTTATCTTGCAACATAGCGTAGGTCATATTCCGCAGGGTACCGAAGTGGATGTACCACTTACTTATGCCGATTATTATTACATTGAAGGTCTTGAACGTTATAAAAACTTTAGCCGTTAG
- a CDS encoding DUF2264 domain-containing protein, with translation MTKPNALLLLLLLSFSVSAKAADKAPTLSRKQWLAYLDRVARPVMQNISQNQLKANMPVVTSGAIDNKEQRSKVAYLEAFGRTLCGIAPWLQLEGGNPSEVKMRDQYRQWALQGIANAVNPGAKDYLQWNGGQPLVDASFVALALVRAPWLWEHLNKPVQQQIVTALMITRNTVPVYSNWILFSGAIEAFFDKYDLGYDPVRIEFAVREFTQHWYVGDGLYADGMSFHLDYYNSIVIHPNLNAILDEVSSKHKIYQHERDNAKLISQRYAQILEGMINADGSYPAIGRSIVYRGGVFHHLADMAYRKQLPSSISPAQVREALGAVIKKTLNAPNTFNKDGWLNIGLYGNQPSLAEFYITTGSLYICTDIFMPLGLPETDEFWSAPPAPWTSVKIWSGQDVPADHAFELKK, from the coding sequence ATGACTAAGCCTAACGCTTTACTACTTTTATTGTTACTAAGTTTTTCGGTATCGGCCAAGGCTGCCGATAAGGCGCCAACTTTGAGCCGTAAGCAGTGGTTGGCGTATCTGGATAGGGTAGCCCGTCCTGTAATGCAAAACATTTCGCAAAACCAGCTCAAAGCTAACATGCCGGTGGTAACGTCAGGAGCTATTGATAACAAGGAGCAGCGCAGTAAGGTAGCTTATCTCGAAGCTTTTGGCCGTACGCTTTGCGGCATTGCACCTTGGTTGCAGTTAGAGGGCGGTAATCCATCCGAAGTTAAAATGCGCGACCAGTACCGCCAATGGGCATTGCAGGGTATTGCCAATGCCGTAAACCCCGGCGCTAAAGATTATTTGCAGTGGAACGGTGGGCAGCCATTGGTAGATGCTTCGTTTGTTGCGTTGGCTCTTGTGCGGGCGCCCTGGTTATGGGAGCATTTAAATAAGCCGGTACAGCAACAGATAGTAACTGCCTTGATGATAACACGAAATACTGTTCCGGTTTATTCGAACTGGATCTTGTTTTCGGGCGCAATTGAGGCTTTTTTTGATAAATACGATTTAGGCTACGACCCGGTACGTATCGAATTTGCTGTACGCGAATTTACGCAGCACTGGTACGTTGGCGACGGCTTATATGCCGACGGTATGAGCTTCCATCTGGATTATTATAATAGCATCGTTATTCATCCAAATTTGAATGCCATACTGGATGAGGTAAGCAGTAAACACAAGATTTACCAGCACGAGCGTGACAACGCTAAATTAATCAGTCAGCGGTATGCGCAGATTCTGGAAGGTATGATTAATGCCGATGGCAGTTATCCGGCTATAGGTCGCTCTATTGTTTATCGTGGCGGGGTTTTTCATCACTTGGCCGATATGGCTTATAGAAAACAACTTCCATCGTCTATCAGTCCGGCGCAAGTACGTGAAGCACTTGGTGCAGTAATTAAGAAAACGCTAAATGCACCTAATACTTTTAACAAAGACGGTTGGCTTAACATAGGGCTGTATGGTAACCAGCCTTCGCTGGCCGAGTTTTATATTACTACCGGTAGCCTGTACATCTGCACCGACATTTTTATGCCTTTAGGATTGCCGGAAACGGATGAGTTTTGGAGCGCACCGCCTGCACCCTGGACGTCAGTAAAAATATGGAGTGGGCAAGATGTACCGGCCGACCACGCTTTCGAATTAAAAAAATAA
- a CDS encoding glycoside hydrolase family 43 protein, with the protein MNVRKTFLVIMLLTAGLITGAVSVKAQEPKPGTGKLVQFTPGTIWPDDKGVHINAHGGGLLYNKGTYYWYGEHKIEGGAGNRAMVGVHCYSSKDLYNWKDEGIALNVSPDTTSDIAKGCVLERPKVIYNKKTKKYVMWFHLELLGQGYKAARAGVATSNKATGPYTFIKSYRPNAGKMPYYPTGTSNEDKVDCTKPKNKSEGFFCRDVPGGQMARDMNVFVDDDGKAYHIFSAEENATLDVAELTDDYTGHTGKFSRVYAGHSTEAPALFKRNGIYYMIGSGTTGWAPNPARWFTAKNIYGPWTYHGNPCVGEGAEITFGGQSTYVLPVAGKKDAFIFMADKWTPKNAIDGRYLWLPITFKGDDIELKWMNEWTLDVFNK; encoded by the coding sequence ATGAATGTAAGAAAAACTTTTTTAGTGATTATGCTCCTGACTGCCGGGTTAATTACTGGAGCCGTCTCCGTAAAGGCACAGGAGCCTAAACCGGGCACTGGTAAGTTAGTGCAGTTTACACCGGGTACCATTTGGCCAGATGATAAAGGAGTTCACATCAACGCCCATGGCGGCGGCTTACTATATAATAAAGGAACTTATTACTGGTACGGCGAACATAAGATTGAGGGTGGCGCCGGCAACCGGGCTATGGTTGGGGTGCACTGTTATTCGTCAAAAGATTTATATAACTGGAAAGATGAAGGCATTGCGCTGAATGTATCACCAGATACCACCAGCGATATTGCCAAAGGCTGTGTACTGGAACGCCCGAAAGTTATTTACAATAAGAAGACTAAAAAGTATGTCATGTGGTTTCACCTGGAGCTTTTAGGTCAGGGTTATAAAGCTGCCCGGGCCGGTGTGGCCACCAGTAATAAAGCCACAGGTCCGTACACTTTTATTAAAAGCTACAGGCCCAACGCCGGCAAAATGCCTTACTATCCAACCGGAACTTCGAATGAAGACAAGGTTGATTGCACAAAGCCTAAAAATAAAAGCGAGGGTTTCTTTTGCCGCGATGTGCCCGGTGGCCAAATGGCACGCGACATGAATGTGTTTGTAGACGATGATGGTAAGGCTTACCACATTTTTTCGGCAGAAGAGAATGCTACCCTAGATGTAGCCGAGTTAACCGACGATTACACTGGGCATACCGGCAAATTTTCGAGAGTTTATGCCGGTCACTCTACCGAAGCACCTGCGCTTTTTAAACGTAACGGTATCTATTATATGATAGGATCGGGTACTACAGGTTGGGCGCCTAACCCGGCACGTTGGTTTACAGCAAAAAATATTTATGGCCCGTGGACTTATCATGGTAACCCATGCGTAGGCGAGGGTGCGGAGATTACGTTTGGCGGTCAGAGTACTTACGTATTGCCGGTAGCTGGTAAAAAGGACGCATTCATTTTTATGGCCGATAAATGGACGCCCAAAAATGCAATTGACGGCAGGTATTTATGGCTACCCATAACCTTTAAAGGTGACGATATTGAATTGAAATGGATGAACGAGTGGACTTTAGACGTATTTAATAAGTAG
- a CDS encoding beta-galactosidase family protein, producing MKKKYIYIALSLFLCAKAPAQTQPINGSHTFALGDEAFMLDGKPFQMISGEMHYPRVPRAAWRSRMKMAKAMGLNTIGTYVFWNVHEPQKGKFSFSGEDDITEFVNIAKQEGLWVVLRPSPYVCAEWEFGGYPYWLQNEKGLVVRSKETQYLKEYEAYIKEVGKRLAPLQINHGGNILMVQIENEYGSYGSDKEYLAINQRMFKEAGFDGLLYTCDPAADLVAGHLPGLMPAVNGLDDPAKVKTLIRENHNGKGPFYIAEWYPAWFDWWGTTHHTVPAKDYASKLDGVLGAGISINMYMFHGGTTRGFMNGANYKETTAFEPQISSYDYDAPLDEAGNATPKFMAFREVIEKHLPAGKKLPAVPAAKPTVSVPAFKLTQQAVLLSNLPAAVKNATPLTFEDLNQDYGYVLYRTKLTGGKSGLLKLTDLRDYAVVMVNGKMIGTLDRRLKQDGMEVNLPKGEVTLDLLVENMGRINFGKFLLQNKKGITENVSFAGNELKGWQMYSLPFADTKALKFTAATGKNSNESPVVRKGSFTLSNVADTYFDMESWGKGVVWVNGHNLGKYWGIGPQQTVYVPAEWLKKGANEVVVLELLKPEQTELQGIQKPVLDKLGKPTILKISAVK from the coding sequence ATGAAGAAGAAGTATATATATATAGCGCTTAGCTTGTTTTTATGTGCCAAAGCACCTGCTCAAACCCAACCTATTAATGGTTCGCACACCTTTGCTTTAGGCGATGAAGCATTTATGCTGGACGGAAAACCGTTTCAGATGATTTCGGGAGAGATGCATTACCCCCGCGTACCTCGTGCGGCCTGGCGCTCCCGCATGAAAATGGCCAAGGCCATGGGATTGAATACCATTGGTACCTATGTTTTTTGGAACGTTCATGAGCCTCAGAAAGGTAAGTTTAGCTTTAGCGGCGAAGATGATATTACCGAATTTGTGAACATTGCCAAACAAGAAGGCCTTTGGGTAGTATTGCGCCCAAGCCCTTATGTATGCGCCGAGTGGGAATTTGGCGGCTACCCTTACTGGTTACAAAACGAAAAAGGTTTGGTAGTGCGCAGCAAAGAAACGCAGTACCTTAAAGAGTACGAAGCTTACATCAAAGAAGTAGGCAAGCGTTTAGCGCCTTTGCAAATTAACCATGGTGGCAACATCCTGATGGTGCAGATTGAAAACGAGTATGGCTCGTACGGCAGTGATAAAGAGTACCTGGCCATTAACCAGCGCATGTTTAAAGAAGCTGGTTTTGACGGTTTGTTGTATACCTGTGATCCTGCAGCCGACCTGGTTGCCGGCCACCTGCCCGGCCTGATGCCCGCAGTAAACGGATTAGACGACCCAGCCAAAGTAAAAACACTGATTCGCGAAAATCATAATGGCAAAGGGCCGTTTTATATTGCAGAGTGGTACCCGGCCTGGTTTGACTGGTGGGGAACAACACACCATACTGTACCGGCTAAAGATTATGCCTCAAAATTAGACGGCGTTTTAGGTGCAGGTATCTCTATCAATATGTATATGTTTCATGGAGGTACTACTCGTGGTTTCATGAACGGTGCCAATTATAAAGAAACTACGGCGTTTGAGCCACAAATTAGCAGCTACGATTATGACGCACCATTGGATGAGGCAGGCAACGCTACGCCTAAATTCATGGCTTTCCGCGAGGTAATTGAAAAGCACCTGCCTGCTGGCAAAAAGCTGCCTGCGGTGCCTGCTGCCAAACCTACAGTAAGCGTCCCTGCATTTAAATTAACACAGCAAGCGGTATTGTTAAGCAATCTTCCGGCTGCGGTAAAAAATGCTACTCCGCTAACTTTCGAAGATTTGAACCAGGATTACGGTTATGTATTATACCGGACCAAATTGACTGGCGGAAAATCGGGACTATTAAAATTAACCGATTTGCGTGACTATGCCGTGGTGATGGTAAACGGTAAAATGATAGGTACGCTTGATCGCAGGTTAAAGCAAGACGGCATGGAAGTGAACCTGCCAAAAGGCGAAGTAACTCTGGATTTACTGGTAGAAAACATGGGCCGCATCAATTTCGGCAAGTTTTTGCTGCAAAATAAAAAAGGTATTACCGAAAACGTAAGTTTTGCTGGCAACGAACTGAAAGGCTGGCAGATGTATAGTTTGCCTTTTGCCGACACCAAAGCGCTTAAATTTACAGCCGCCACTGGCAAAAATAGTAACGAAAGCCCGGTGGTACGTAAAGGCAGCTTTACGCTAAGTAATGTGGCCGACACTTACTTCGACATGGAAAGCTGGGGTAAAGGTGTGGTTTGGGTAAACGGTCATAACCTTGGCAAGTACTGGGGTATTGGTCCGCAGCAAACCGTTTATGTACCTGCCGAATGGCTTAAAAAAGGTGCTAACGAAGTTGTAGTACTGGAATTATTAAAGCCTGAACAAACCGAGTTGCAAGGCATTCAAAAGCCGGTTTTAGATAAGTTAGGTAAACCAACTATCTTAAAAATATCGGCAGTAAAATAA
- a CDS encoding BNR repeat-containing protein, which yields MNCNTPSYLKYIVSLGLLINIFEPVSAQQKDIKVSTIAHNAWANNSANTVIFRKNALVTFKGVQYASFYDSAQYVVLAKRLVGSSTWQTQRTPYTGDATDAHKSISLMIDGGGVVHVAWGQHNNALNYAKGLKPGSLELGPKLGMTGNKENKLSYPEFYRLANGNLIFLYRDGGSGNGNLIINHYNIQTGKWNRLQDNLIDGEGQRNAYWQLATDKAGTIHLSWVWRETPDVASNHDLAYACSKDGGITWQKSTGELYKLPITAATAEYACKIPQKSELINQTSMFADDKGNPFIATYWREENSQIPQYHLVYKSGNKWKVSNLAFRKSAFSLSGQGSKSIPIARPQIIAWQNKGTLAAGLIFRDAERGSKVSIAVCNNLQQAAWKVIDLTDYSVGAWEPTLDTELWKDKYLLNLFVQKVTQVDGEGLAHEKPEAVQVLQWQPQSNKK from the coding sequence ATGAACTGCAATACTCCTTCATATCTGAAATATATTGTAAGCTTAGGTCTGCTCATCAATATATTTGAGCCTGTTTCAGCACAGCAAAAAGATATCAAGGTAAGTACTATCGCCCATAATGCCTGGGCTAATAATTCTGCCAATACCGTAATCTTTCGTAAAAACGCGCTGGTTACTTTTAAAGGAGTACAGTATGCTTCTTTTTATGACTCTGCACAGTATGTAGTGTTGGCCAAACGATTGGTTGGCTCATCAACCTGGCAAACACAACGCACCCCATACACCGGCGATGCTACGGATGCACATAAATCCATTAGTTTAATGATAGATGGTGGAGGCGTTGTGCATGTAGCCTGGGGGCAACACAACAATGCGTTAAATTACGCTAAAGGACTTAAACCCGGCTCGCTTGAGTTAGGACCGAAGCTGGGCATGACCGGTAACAAAGAAAATAAATTAAGTTATCCCGAATTTTATCGCCTGGCTAACGGCAATCTGATTTTTCTATATCGCGATGGCGGTTCGGGCAACGGTAACTTAATCATTAACCATTACAACATTCAAACCGGCAAGTGGAATCGCCTGCAGGATAACCTGATTGATGGCGAAGGGCAACGCAATGCTTACTGGCAACTGGCTACCGATAAAGCCGGTACCATACACCTGTCGTGGGTGTGGCGCGAAACGCCTGATGTAGCCAGCAATCATGATTTAGCCTATGCCTGCTCAAAAGACGGGGGCATCACTTGGCAAAAATCAACCGGCGAACTATATAAACTGCCTATTACAGCAGCAACCGCAGAATATGCCTGCAAAATTCCGCAAAAAAGCGAGCTAATTAACCAAACTTCGATGTTTGCCGATGACAAGGGCAATCCGTTTATTGCTACCTATTGGCGCGAGGAAAACAGCCAGATACCGCAATATCATTTGGTTTATAAAAGCGGAAACAAGTGGAAGGTAAGTAACCTGGCCTTCCGTAAGTCGGCCTTCTCATTGTCTGGTCAGGGTTCTAAAAGTATACCTATAGCCAGGCCGCAAATTATCGCCTGGCAAAATAAAGGCACTCTGGCGGCTGGCCTTATTTTCAGGGATGCCGAACGGGGCAGTAAAGTATCCATAGCCGTGTGCAACAACCTGCAACAAGCAGCATGGAAGGTAATTGATTTAACAGATTACAGTGTTGGTGCATGGGAACCAACTTTGGATACAGAGCTTTGGAAAGATAAGTACCTGCTTAACCTTTTTGTACAAAAAGTAACCCAGGTTGATGGCGAAGGCCTGGCGCACGAAAAGCCCGAGGCTGTACAAGTTTTGCAGTGGCAGCCTCAATCAAACAAAAAATAA